One Streptomyces sp. B21-105 genomic region harbors:
- a CDS encoding putative baseplate assembly protein, which yields MTVLNRPPGGPAGIHEVRTHPDRRTLTVTFFGVLPPGVEDRTRFVVEGGRRVVGIRVLRVARVTGREDDDAGSRLRLTLDRPGDDSTYRLRVLGRGFHGGHDRADFTFHPALRHAPSGTRGPAPSRAPGRAPLAGAPGGPSLPSAPAIDYLAKDYASFRRLLLERLSLTLPRWTDRHVPDLWVTLVELLAHVGDRLSYQQDAVATEAYLDTARLRTSVRRHARLVGYPMHDGCAARTVVCVETAAEVSVDTAGLAFTALPDEVGARPPGGPAGPVISPEALVSASYPAYQPLEQRSVRLTPAHNGVPLWAWGEEVFRLPVGATRAALLDGDGTHRTLDLEVGDLLVLEETHGPGGGPPDPAHRQAVRLTRAVRDVDARSNTTVVKIAWADEDALAFPLDVRNPVGPDGRQSAGVLARGNALLVEHGLSITWWPEEPGGRTGELVQTPGAKPGAADGSGPGRRRPVTLSRGPVTWSPPHPRPADVAAAQAELLLGLAAEARDGLRDLHHGAAGPRPESRELLAALFGPSFTDDITGLADDAERHGAVARFLTVFDAFFEPRLRRLEALARRARAGYVLDPEDAGWEIAQAWGARTAERLNPARPALHGPASAALRPDPREALPALTLAEDLREGPYWTPRRDLLDSGPRDRHLVAEADDEGTLALRFGDGRCGRAPQPGSVLYADYRVGNGRAGNAGSEAVNRIAHRSMRLDGLITRVRNPVPATGGVDPEPTAEVRLAAPRAPFRTLLRAVTAEDYAVLAAARPGVQRAAASLRWNGSWYEADVALDPAGPAVPSSALLEEVRDALRRYRRIGHDVVVRPALTVPLDVALNVLVDPHHVTADVREALMRRFLPGRRPGGEPAFFDPAALSFGTPVRASALVAQCLEVPGVRHAEVTRLARIHGLRGEAPGQAVPPSGELRMGPLEVPRLDGDVTRPENGWLTLRLRGGR from the coding sequence GTGACCGTGCTGAACCGCCCCCCGGGAGGGCCGGCCGGCATCCACGAGGTGCGGACCCATCCCGACCGGCGCACGCTGACCGTCACGTTCTTCGGGGTGCTCCCGCCGGGCGTGGAGGACCGTACCCGGTTCGTCGTCGAGGGCGGCCGGCGGGTCGTCGGCATCCGCGTCCTGCGGGTCGCCCGGGTGACCGGCCGGGAGGACGACGACGCGGGGAGCCGGCTGCGGCTGACCCTGGACCGGCCGGGCGACGACTCCACGTACCGGCTGCGGGTGCTGGGGCGGGGCTTCCACGGCGGCCACGACCGCGCGGACTTCACCTTCCACCCCGCCCTGCGCCATGCGCCGAGCGGTACCAGGGGCCCTGCGCCGAGCCGTGCACCGGGGCGTGCGCCGCTGGCCGGCGCCCCGGGCGGGCCGTCCCTCCCGTCGGCTCCCGCGATCGACTACCTCGCCAAGGACTACGCCAGTTTCCGCCGCCTGCTCCTGGAGCGGCTCTCGCTCACCCTGCCGCGCTGGACCGACCGGCACGTCCCCGACCTCTGGGTCACCCTGGTGGAGCTCCTGGCCCACGTCGGGGACCGGCTCAGCTACCAGCAGGACGCCGTGGCCACCGAGGCCTACCTGGACACCGCACGGCTGCGCACCTCCGTGCGGCGGCACGCCCGGCTGGTGGGGTATCCGATGCACGACGGCTGCGCAGCCCGCACCGTGGTCTGCGTGGAGACCGCCGCGGAGGTGAGCGTGGACACCGCCGGGCTGGCGTTCACGGCGCTGCCGGACGAGGTGGGCGCCAGGCCGCCGGGCGGCCCGGCCGGTCCGGTGATCTCACCCGAAGCGCTCGTCTCGGCCTCGTATCCCGCCTACCAGCCCCTGGAGCAGCGCAGCGTGCGGCTGACTCCCGCCCACAACGGGGTGCCGCTGTGGGCCTGGGGCGAAGAGGTGTTCCGGCTGCCCGTCGGCGCCACCCGGGCCGCTCTCCTCGACGGCGACGGAACGCATCGCACGCTGGATCTCGAGGTCGGCGACCTGCTGGTCCTCGAGGAGACGCACGGGCCGGGCGGCGGCCCGCCGGACCCCGCGCACCGGCAGGCCGTCCGGCTCACCCGTGCCGTCCGGGACGTCGACGCGCGGTCGAACACGACCGTCGTGAAGATCGCCTGGGCCGACGAGGACGCCCTGGCCTTCCCGCTGGACGTGCGCAATCCGGTCGGGCCCGACGGGCGGCAGAGCGCCGGCGTCCTGGCCCGCGGCAACGCCCTCCTGGTCGAACACGGCCTGTCGATCACCTGGTGGCCCGAGGAGCCGGGCGGGCGGACCGGCGAGCTCGTGCAGACGCCCGGCGCGAAGCCGGGCGCGGCGGACGGCAGCGGGCCCGGACGGCGGCGGCCGGTGACCCTGAGCCGGGGGCCCGTCACCTGGTCACCGCCCCATCCGCGGCCCGCCGACGTGGCCGCCGCGCAGGCCGAACTGCTGCTGGGCCTCGCCGCCGAGGCCCGCGACGGCCTGCGCGATCTGCACCACGGGGCGGCCGGACCACGGCCGGAGAGCCGGGAACTGCTGGCGGCCCTCTTCGGTCCCTCCTTCACCGACGACATCACCGGACTCGCCGACGACGCCGAACGGCACGGCGCCGTGGCCCGGTTCCTCACCGTCTTCGACGCGTTCTTCGAACCCAGACTGCGCCGGCTCGAGGCGCTCGCCCGCCGCGCACGGGCCGGCTACGTGCTGGACCCGGAAGACGCGGGCTGGGAGATCGCGCAGGCGTGGGGCGCCCGCACCGCCGAACGCCTGAACCCCGCCCGCCCGGCCCTGCACGGACCCGCGAGCGCCGCGCTGCGCCCCGACCCCCGCGAGGCGCTGCCCGCCCTGACACTCGCGGAGGATCTGCGCGAGGGACCGTACTGGACCCCGCGCCGCGACCTCCTCGACAGCGGCCCCCGCGACCGGCACCTGGTGGCCGAGGCCGACGACGAGGGCACGCTCGCCCTGCGCTTCGGCGACGGCCGGTGCGGCCGCGCCCCGCAGCCCGGGTCCGTGCTGTACGCGGACTACCGGGTGGGCAACGGACGGGCGGGCAACGCGGGCAGCGAGGCCGTCAACCGGATCGCCCACCGGAGCATGCGCCTGGACGGCCTGATCACCCGGGTGCGCAACCCCGTACCGGCGACCGGCGGCGTCGATCCGGAGCCGACGGCCGAGGTACGGCTGGCCGCCCCGCGCGCCCCGTTCCGCACGCTGCTGCGCGCCGTCACCGCCGAGGACTACGCCGTTCTCGCCGCCGCCCGTCCCGGGGTGCAGCGCGCGGCCGCCTCCCTGCGCTGGAACGGCAGCTGGTACGAGGCCGACGTGGCGCTCGACCCGGCCGGCCCGGCCGTGCCGTCGTCGGCGCTGCTGGAGGAGGTGCGGGACGCGCTGCGCCGCTACCGGCGGATCGGCCACGACGTCGTCGTCCGGCCGGCGCTGACGGTGCCGCTGGACGTGGCGCTGAACGTCCTCGTCGACCCGCACCATGTCACCGCCGACGTGCGGGAGGCGCTGATGCGGCGCTTCCTGCCGGGCCGCCGCCCCGGCGGCGAACCGGCGTTCTTCGACCCCGCCGCGCTCTCCTTCGGCACCCCCGTGCGGGCGAGCGCCCTGGTGGCGCAGTGTCTGGAGGTGCCCGGTGTCCGGCACGCCGAGGTCACCAGGCTGGCGAGGATCCACGGACTTCGCGGCGAAGCCCCGGGGCAGGCCGTGCCGCCCTCCGGGGAGCTGCGGATGGGTCCGCTGGAAGTGCCGCGGCTCGACGGCGACGTCACCCGGCCGGAGAACGGCTGGCTCACCCTGCGTCTGCGAGGAGGACGATGA
- a CDS encoding putative baseplate assembly protein, producing MTDRAANRSGPAPVWNRPGLPELSYRVGVHRQFLDAMLARLPDAGGRAALGGLTTREPDDPSIALLDAWAVVCDVLTFYQERIANEGFLSTATEHESLVRLGRLVGHRPRPALAASAHLAFTLDPGASSVVPAGTQVKSEPEPGTLPVVFETAEDLTARAEWNRLPVRATRQDALTADVATRVRSLDFEGVQAALRPGDRLLFVYPDTRLNLTRVVESAVPDPARGRTTVELRVPDAPRQLDGAVDALREDLEQAARRAPSEGPFEELLTLLREVRERAGELRDPDTFAARLDRRLQRLRDRLSGLRDDLDVDALTERAAVRLATVRDAVRRLTEPPERPAPTAGQALLRDLADPAGRVLHALDPLLEALGRDEAPRRTPASVAETLGAGSDALPRLLAANRYGLTASLYTALSVVAPPVVAPGVYRFRVTAAPLGASIPDDARVRRLLRGTLPPRSEGGDPLPGDVLLLDAVHEEIQPGSWIAVRTAGRPRTRVVRVTEVAQLSVAGDVDAVRVTRLVLAEPWTKDCEDVAVRRATTVWAAGEPLTLTASPDTTDVAGAAVELDGTFEGLTPGRVLVVAGERTDVVPGTGADRAPGVPGAELAVLAGVRHAFDGTGFDDRVRTTLLFTAPLAHRYRRDTLTVHGNVVRATAGETVDEVLGSGDAGRAGQVLPLRRGPLVWLPSASADGGEESLVVRVDGVAWRRTADLGEEGPTAQAFRLRTGVDDRAAVEFGDGRHGARPPTGTENITARYRVGGGTGAGNVAAGRVNQLVSRPFGVSGVTNPLPATAGAEADGPARTRRTIPLRLAAFDRLVSVHDYQSFARAFAGVGQAVARRCRADGRPVLHVTVVAADDAPLDACAPLPAALCAALRRYGDPALPVRVEPCERVRLVVVLGVRTADGHLPGKVEQRVREALAARLGFAGAYLGHPVYQSAVVAAAQAVPGVDFVVLDAFGGVAEGAGAADVARFAETLTVADLVPALPAGLRPMRGPAPSGGGAGGGFRDGSGGGSGGGPPEPGAVVDAAHAPTVLLPRAAATDPAGAGPAAGPTAGRPGPPAGPRLVLRPAQLVLLDPAVPGTLILRRIP from the coding sequence ATGACCGACCGCGCCGCGAACCGGTCCGGCCCCGCGCCGGTGTGGAACCGTCCCGGGCTGCCCGAGCTGTCCTACCGGGTGGGCGTCCACCGGCAGTTCCTCGACGCGATGCTGGCGCGGCTGCCCGACGCGGGTGGCCGCGCGGCCCTCGGCGGACTGACCACCCGGGAGCCGGACGACCCGTCGATCGCCCTGCTGGACGCCTGGGCGGTGGTCTGCGACGTGCTGACCTTCTATCAGGAGCGCATCGCCAACGAGGGGTTCCTGAGCACCGCGACGGAGCACGAGTCCCTGGTCCGGCTCGGGCGGCTGGTCGGGCACCGGCCGCGCCCGGCGCTCGCGGCCTCCGCCCACCTCGCCTTCACCCTGGACCCGGGCGCGTCCTCGGTCGTGCCGGCCGGGACCCAGGTCAAGAGCGAGCCCGAACCCGGCACACTGCCCGTGGTGTTCGAGACCGCCGAGGACCTCACGGCCCGGGCGGAATGGAACCGGCTGCCGGTGCGCGCCACCCGCCAGGACGCCCTCACGGCCGACGTCGCGACCCGGGTGCGGTCCCTGGACTTCGAGGGCGTCCAGGCCGCGCTGCGCCCGGGAGACCGGCTGCTGTTCGTCTACCCCGACACCCGGCTGAACCTCACCCGCGTGGTGGAGAGCGCCGTCCCCGATCCCGCGCGCGGGCGGACCACGGTGGAACTGCGGGTGCCGGACGCGCCGCGGCAGCTGGACGGCGCGGTGGACGCGTTGCGGGAGGACCTGGAACAGGCCGCGCGCCGGGCCCCCTCCGAGGGTCCGTTCGAGGAGCTGCTGACCCTGCTGCGGGAGGTCCGCGAGCGCGCCGGCGAGCTCCGCGACCCGGACACGTTCGCGGCCCGCCTCGACCGCAGGCTGCAGCGGTTGCGCGACCGGCTGTCCGGGCTCCGCGACGACCTGGACGTCGACGCGCTGACCGAGCGGGCCGCCGTGCGGCTGGCGACCGTCCGGGACGCGGTACGGCGACTGACCGAACCGCCCGAGCGGCCGGCGCCGACGGCCGGGCAGGCGCTGCTGCGCGACCTCGCCGATCCCGCGGGCCGCGTGCTGCACGCCCTCGATCCGCTGCTGGAGGCGCTCGGCCGGGACGAGGCGCCGCGCCGGACGCCGGCCTCGGTCGCCGAGACGCTGGGCGCGGGATCGGACGCGCTGCCCCGCCTGCTGGCGGCGAACCGGTACGGTCTCACCGCCTCCCTCTACACGGCGCTGTCCGTCGTCGCTCCCCCGGTCGTCGCGCCGGGCGTGTACCGCTTCCGGGTCACCGCGGCGCCGCTGGGCGCGTCGATCCCGGACGACGCCCGCGTGCGGCGGCTGCTGCGCGGAACGCTGCCGCCCCGGTCGGAGGGCGGCGACCCGCTCCCGGGCGACGTGCTGCTCCTCGACGCGGTGCACGAGGAGATCCAGCCGGGCAGCTGGATCGCCGTGCGGACGGCCGGCCGGCCGCGCACCCGTGTCGTCCGGGTCACCGAGGTCGCCCAGTTGTCCGTCGCGGGCGACGTGGACGCCGTGCGGGTGACCCGGCTGGTCCTCGCCGAGCCGTGGACGAAGGACTGCGAGGACGTCGCAGTGCGGCGCGCCACCACCGTGTGGGCCGCGGGCGAGCCGCTCACGCTCACGGCCTCGCCCGACACGACCGACGTGGCGGGCGCGGCCGTCGAGCTGGACGGCACGTTCGAAGGACTCACGCCGGGGCGGGTCCTCGTCGTCGCCGGGGAGCGGACCGATGTCGTGCCCGGGACGGGCGCGGACCGGGCGCCGGGTGTGCCGGGCGCCGAGCTCGCGGTCCTGGCGGGCGTGCGCCACGCCTTCGACGGCACCGGGTTCGACGACCGGGTGCGCACCACGCTGCTGTTCACGGCCCCGCTCGCACACCGCTACCGGCGGGACACCCTGACCGTGCACGGCAACGTCGTCCGGGCGACCGCGGGCGAGACCGTCGACGAGGTCCTCGGCAGCGGTGACGCCGGGCGGGCCGGTCAGGTGCTGCCGCTGCGGAGGGGTCCGCTCGTCTGGCTGCCGTCGGCGAGCGCCGACGGCGGTGAGGAGTCGCTCGTCGTCCGCGTCGACGGCGTGGCGTGGCGGCGGACCGCGGACCTGGGCGAGGAGGGGCCGACCGCCCAGGCGTTCCGGCTGCGCACGGGCGTCGACGACCGGGCCGCGGTGGAGTTCGGCGACGGCCGGCACGGCGCCCGCCCGCCCACCGGCACGGAGAACATCACCGCCCGCTACCGCGTGGGCGGCGGCACAGGAGCGGGCAATGTCGCGGCGGGGCGCGTCAACCAGCTGGTGAGCAGGCCGTTCGGGGTCAGCGGGGTCACCAATCCGCTGCCCGCGACGGCCGGGGCGGAAGCCGACGGCCCGGCGCGGACGCGCCGGACGATCCCGCTGCGGCTGGCGGCCTTCGACCGGCTGGTGTCGGTGCACGACTACCAGTCGTTCGCCCGCGCCTTCGCGGGCGTGGGCCAGGCCGTTGCGCGCCGCTGCCGGGCGGACGGCCGGCCGGTCCTGCACGTCACCGTGGTCGCCGCCGACGACGCGCCGCTGGACGCCTGCGCGCCGTTGCCGGCCGCGCTGTGCGCGGCGCTGCGCCGGTACGGCGACCCGGCGCTGCCGGTGCGGGTCGAGCCCTGTGAACGGGTGCGGCTGGTGGTGGTGCTGGGGGTCCGCACGGCGGACGGGCACCTTCCCGGGAAGGTCGAACAGCGGGTGCGTGAGGCGCTGGCCGCCCGGCTGGGCTTCGCCGGGGCGTACCTGGGCCATCCCGTGTACCAGAGCGCGGTCGTCGCCGCCGCACAGGCGGTGCCGGGCGTGGACTTCGTGGTCCTGGACGCCTTCGGCGGCGTCGCGGAGGGCGCCGGGGCGGCCGACGTGGCACGGTTCGCCGAGACCCTCACCGTCGCCGACCTGGTTCCGGCCTTGCCGGCGGGCCTGCGCCCGATGCGCGGTCCCGCCCCGTCCGGCGGCGGCGCGGGGGGCGGCTTCAGGGACGGCTCCGGGGGCGGCTCCGGGGGCGGGCCGCCGGAGCCGGGAGCCGTCGTCGACGCCGCGCACGCGCCCACCGTCCTGCTGCCCCGCGCGGCCGCCACGGATCCCGCCGGAGCCGGACCGGCGGCCGGGCCGACGGCGGGGCGTCCCGGCCCGCCGGCCGGGCCGCGTCTCGTGCTGCGCCCCGCCCAACTGGTCCTGCTGGACCCGGCGGTGCCCGGAACCCTGATCCTGCGGAGGATTCCATGA
- a CDS encoding DUF6519 domain-containing protein gives MHGDFSRVTFDPARRFSAVLSQQGRVQLDAEINEQSAILLHYVRTLAADLMGPAAYPPADDGLGGFGVDGYDGDTFTVAPGRMYVDGVLCECDGTDYWDQPDGWLDPGRESDRLPSEPFLVYLRVWERLVTAWEAPWIREVALGVDGPDTTARSRVVWQVCVLPLGSGSPVPDMRSASRYLRDRVRGVFEPRGLLAAATGRPEDEDSGDVPEPSPGYRGPENQLYRVEVHRGGTAGTATYKWSRENGSVVLPVRSVAGASVELETLGRDDELGVDTGDVVELLDDAAVCRGASDRYDETGCGRLYTVKNVDHAGFRVELDRDPDHDHDHDHDHDHESVGRPRRHPYLRRWDHRTPGREDGSPDATRSLPVREGRWLPLEDGVQVRFHSGEGEPRRYRRGDYWLIPARVLTGDVEWPRSRQGEPLRRRPHGVPYHYAPLAYVDPRGDDFRLVDLRMPLPHRRQDLF, from the coding sequence ATGCACGGCGACTTCTCCCGCGTCACCTTCGATCCCGCTCGGCGGTTCTCCGCCGTGCTGTCCCAGCAGGGCCGGGTCCAGCTCGATGCCGAGATCAACGAGCAGTCGGCGATCCTGCTGCACTACGTGCGCACGCTGGCCGCCGACCTCATGGGCCCCGCCGCGTACCCGCCCGCCGACGACGGCCTGGGCGGCTTCGGTGTCGACGGCTACGACGGCGACACCTTCACCGTGGCGCCCGGCCGTATGTACGTCGACGGCGTCCTGTGCGAGTGCGACGGAACCGACTACTGGGACCAGCCCGACGGATGGCTCGACCCGGGCCGCGAGAGCGACCGGCTGCCGTCCGAGCCGTTCCTGGTGTACCTCCGGGTGTGGGAGCGCCTGGTCACGGCATGGGAGGCGCCCTGGATCCGGGAAGTGGCCCTCGGCGTGGACGGCCCGGACACCACCGCGCGCAGCCGTGTCGTGTGGCAGGTGTGCGTGCTGCCGCTCGGGTCCGGCTCGCCGGTGCCCGACATGCGCAGCGCCTCGCGTTACCTCCGGGACCGGGTGCGGGGCGTCTTCGAGCCGCGCGGGCTGCTCGCCGCGGCGACCGGGCGCCCGGAGGACGAGGACTCGGGTGACGTGCCGGAGCCGTCCCCCGGGTACCGGGGGCCCGAGAACCAGCTGTACCGGGTGGAGGTGCACCGGGGCGGCACCGCGGGGACGGCGACGTACAAGTGGTCCCGGGAGAACGGCTCCGTGGTCCTGCCGGTCCGGTCCGTCGCCGGTGCGTCGGTCGAGCTGGAGACCCTGGGCCGGGACGACGAACTGGGCGTGGACACCGGCGACGTGGTGGAGCTCCTCGACGACGCCGCGGTGTGCCGCGGCGCGTCCGACCGGTACGACGAGACGGGCTGCGGGCGCCTGTACACCGTCAAGAACGTCGACCACGCCGGATTCCGGGTCGAGCTGGACCGCGATCCCGACCACGACCACGACCACGACCACGACCACGACCACGAGAGCGTCGGCCGGCCGCGGCGCCACCCGTATCTGCGCCGCTGGGACCACCGCACGCCCGGCCGGGAGGACGGCTCCCCGGACGCGACGAGAAGCCTGCCCGTGCGGGAAGGACGCTGGCTGCCCCTGGAGGACGGCGTCCAGGTGCGCTTCCACTCCGGCGAGGGGGAGCCGCGCCGCTACCGCCGGGGCGACTACTGGCTGATCCCGGCGCGGGTGCTGACCGGGGACGTCGAGTGGCCCCGCAGCCGGCAGGGGGAGCCGCTGCGGCGGCGCCCGCACGGCGTCCCGTACCACTACGCCCCGCTCGCGTACGTCGATCCCCGCGGCGACGACTTCCGGCTGGTGGATCTGCGGATGCCGTTGCCGCACCGGCGCCAGGACCTGTTCTAG
- a CDS encoding peptidoglycan DD-metalloendopeptidase family protein, translating into MSAFTIDVSNPFAAGCTGPLGGPGEGGHRSENWYIQYGMDLGAGRGTTVRASFDAHITKYSPHDPSADTAKVYGAQLFMRAPNDEMGGFYTHVTNVPPGLAVGSQVARGDVLGEVYEVAGTSSHLHLALVEIIGGAPGGQYQGVDLYGMFLDTANSETVVPVTFHQDGSAPSV; encoded by the coding sequence ATGTCCGCATTCACCATCGACGTGTCGAACCCGTTCGCCGCGGGATGCACCGGCCCACTGGGCGGCCCCGGCGAAGGAGGCCACCGATCCGAGAACTGGTACATCCAGTACGGCATGGACCTCGGCGCGGGCCGTGGCACCACCGTCCGCGCCTCTTTCGACGCCCACATCACCAAGTACAGCCCGCACGACCCGTCGGCGGACACCGCCAAGGTCTACGGCGCCCAGTTGTTCATGCGGGCCCCCAACGACGAGATGGGCGGCTTCTACACGCACGTGACCAACGTGCCGCCCGGACTGGCCGTCGGCTCGCAGGTGGCCCGCGGGGACGTGCTCGGCGAGGTGTACGAGGTCGCCGGCACCTCGTCACATCTGCATCTGGCGCTGGTCGAGATCATCGGCGGCGCACCCGGCGGCCAGTACCAGGGCGTGGACCTCTACGGGATGTTCCTGGACACGGCGAACTCGGAGACGGTAGTCCCGGTCACCTTCCACCAGGACGGCTCGGCTCCGTCGGTGTGA
- a CDS encoding TetR/AcrR family transcriptional regulator — translation MARMPSAERRRQLTEAAIRAMARDGVPRTTTRSIAAEAGVSLSVFHYCFDSKQALVESVITTLTAHSVSVVREAIRPRATLEETVRAGFAAYWDHVRAHPDAHMLTYELTQYALRQPGFEHLARRQYELYGEAYAELLGELCRSMGLRLGVPVPVLARYLAAMTDGLTLNYLVLGDEAAWSDILDTVTAHVAGLVMADVTPTEPSRPGGR, via the coding sequence ATGGCGCGCATGCCGTCGGCGGAGCGACGTCGACAGCTGACGGAGGCGGCGATCAGAGCGATGGCCCGGGACGGCGTCCCCAGGACGACGACCCGGTCCATCGCCGCCGAGGCGGGTGTCTCCCTGAGCGTCTTCCACTACTGCTTCGACTCCAAGCAGGCCCTCGTCGAGTCCGTCATCACGACGCTCACCGCCCACTCGGTGAGCGTCGTACGGGAGGCGATCCGGCCCCGGGCCACGCTCGAGGAGACGGTCCGCGCCGGGTTCGCGGCGTACTGGGACCACGTCCGCGCCCACCCGGACGCGCACATGCTGACCTACGAACTCACCCAGTACGCCCTGCGCCAGCCCGGGTTCGAGCATCTGGCCCGCCGTCAGTACGAGCTGTACGGCGAGGCGTACGCCGAGCTGCTCGGGGAGCTGTGCCGCAGCATGGGGCTGCGGCTCGGCGTGCCGGTCCCCGTCCTGGCCCGCTATCTCGCCGCCATGACCGACGGGCTGACCCTCAACTACCTCGTGCTCGGCGACGAGGCGGCCTGGTCCGACATCCTGGACACGGTCACGGCCCACGTCGCGGGGCTGGTCATGGCCGACGTCACACCGACGGAGCCGAGCCGTCCTGGTGGAAGGTGA
- a CDS encoding discoidin domain-containing protein: protein MTGRLYRRRRDATVVSLLLLVLAAVLGPAPSSAAGADWWTPTARPAPDSQIGVTGEPFTGTNATGQVRGFVDAHNHLFSNEAFGGRLICGKVFSAAGVADALKDCPEHYPDGTLAIFDYITHGGDGKHDPAGWPTFKDWPAYDSMTHQANYYAWVERAWRGGQRVLVNDLVTNGMICSIYPFKDRSCDEMTSIRLQAKLTYDLQAHIDKMYGGPGKGWFRIVLDSAQAREVVKQGKLAVVLGVETSEPFGCKQILDIAQCSKSDVDKGLDELYGLGVRSMFLCHKFDNALCGVRFDEGGLGTAINVGQFLSTGTFWQTEKCTGPQHDNPIGTAASKAEADLPAGTDVPSYDADAQCNTRGLTALGEYAVRGMMKRKMMLEVDHMSVKATGQALDIFEAANYPGVLSSHSWMDLNWTERVYSLGGFVAQYMHGSEGFAAEAKRTNALRDQYHVGYGFGTDFNGIGDHPAPRGAAAANKVTYPFKSVDGGSLIDRQTTGTRTFDLNTDGAAHVGLIPDWIEDIRRVGGQDVVDDLFRGAESYLGTWGSTEQHQASVDLAKGRAATASSSESNPFTSYQPGQAVDGDEGTRWASDWSDDQYWQVDLGATNRVSRVTLDWERAYAGSYRVELSTDGVNWTTAWSTTSGDGGLDTAKFAGAPARYVRVHCLGRGTDWGYSLYEVGVHSA, encoded by the coding sequence ATGACCGGACGCCTGTACCGCCGACGCAGAGACGCCACCGTCGTCTCGCTCCTCCTTCTCGTGCTCGCCGCGGTCCTCGGGCCGGCACCGAGTTCGGCGGCCGGCGCGGACTGGTGGACGCCGACGGCCCGGCCGGCCCCCGACTCCCAGATCGGCGTCACGGGCGAGCCGTTCACCGGCACGAACGCGACCGGCCAGGTCCGCGGGTTCGTCGACGCGCACAACCACCTGTTCTCCAATGAGGCCTTCGGCGGACGGCTGATCTGCGGCAAGGTGTTCTCCGCGGCGGGCGTCGCCGACGCGCTGAAGGACTGTCCCGAGCACTACCCCGACGGCACCCTCGCGATCTTCGACTACATCACTCACGGCGGCGACGGCAAGCACGACCCGGCCGGCTGGCCCACCTTCAAGGACTGGCCCGCCTACGACTCCATGACCCACCAGGCGAACTACTACGCCTGGGTCGAGCGGGCCTGGCGCGGCGGACAGCGGGTGCTCGTCAACGACCTGGTCACGAACGGCATGATCTGCAGCATCTACCCGTTCAAGGACCGCAGTTGTGACGAGATGACGTCGATCCGCCTCCAGGCGAAGCTGACGTACGACCTCCAGGCCCACATCGACAAGATGTACGGGGGACCCGGCAAGGGCTGGTTCCGGATCGTCCTGGACAGCGCTCAGGCGCGTGAGGTCGTCAAGCAGGGCAAGCTGGCGGTCGTCCTCGGCGTCGAGACCTCCGAGCCGTTCGGCTGCAAGCAGATCCTCGACATCGCGCAGTGCAGCAAGTCCGACGTCGACAAGGGACTCGACGAGCTGTACGGGCTGGGTGTGCGCAGCATGTTCCTGTGCCACAAGTTCGACAACGCGCTGTGCGGCGTCCGCTTCGACGAGGGCGGCCTCGGAACGGCCATCAACGTGGGGCAGTTCCTGTCGACCGGCACCTTCTGGCAGACCGAGAAGTGCACCGGACCGCAACACGACAACCCCATCGGCACCGCCGCCTCGAAGGCGGAGGCGGACCTCCCGGCGGGCACCGACGTCCCGTCGTACGACGCCGACGCGCAGTGCAACACCCGGGGGCTCACCGCACTCGGCGAGTACGCCGTGCGCGGCATGATGAAACGCAAGATGATGCTCGAGGTCGACCACATGAGCGTCAAGGCGACCGGCCAGGCGCTCGACATCTTCGAGGCCGCGAACTACCCCGGCGTGCTGTCCTCGCACAGCTGGATGGACCTCAACTGGACCGAACGCGTCTACTCCCTCGGCGGGTTCGTCGCCCAGTACATGCACGGCTCGGAAGGGTTCGCCGCGGAGGCGAAGCGCACGAACGCGCTGCGCGACCAGTACCACGTCGGATACGGCTTCGGAACCGACTTCAACGGCATCGGCGACCACCCCGCCCCCCGCGGCGCCGCCGCCGCGAACAAGGTCACCTACCCGTTCAAGAGCGTCGACGGCGGCTCCCTCATCGACCGTCAGACGACCGGCACGCGCACCTTCGACCTCAACACCGACGGCGCCGCGCACGTCGGTCTGATCCCCGACTGGATCGAGGACATCCGGCGCGTCGGCGGCCAGGACGTGGTGGACGACCTCTTCCGCGGCGCCGAGTCCTACCTCGGCACCTGGGGCTCGACCGAGCAGCACCAGGCCTCGGTCGACCTCGCCAAGGGCCGTGCAGCCACCGCCAGTTCGTCCGAGTCCAACCCGTTCACCAGCTACCAGCCCGGCCAGGCCGTCGACGGCGACGAGGGCACCCGCTGGGCCAGCGACTGGAGCGACGACCAGTACTGGCAGGTCGACCTCGGCGCCACCAACCGCGTCTCCCGCGTCACCCTCGACTGGGAGCGCGCGTACGCCGGTTCGTACCGCGTCGAACTGTCCACCGACGGCGTGAACTGGACCACCGCCTGGTCGACCACGTCCGGCGACGGGGGCCTGGACACGGCGAAGTTCGCCGGCGCCCCGGCCCGCTACGTGCGGGTGCACTGTCTGGGCCGCGGCACGGACTGGGGATACTCCCTGTACGAAGTGGGCGTCCACAGCGCCTAG